In Streptomyces sp. NBC_00704, a genomic segment contains:
- the cysD gene encoding sulfate adenylyltransferase subunit CysD, with amino-acid sequence MTTSAATVRERTASPASPYALSHLDALESESVHIFREVAGEFERPVVLFSGGKDSVVMLHLALKAFAPAAVPFSLLHVDTGHNFPEVLAYRDRVVARHGLRLHVASVQEYIDRGELRERPDGTRNPLQTVPLTEAIRHHRFDAVFGGGRRDEEKARAKERVFSLRDAFSQWDPRRQRPELWNLYNGRHAPGEHVRVFPLSNWTELDVWQYVRREHIELPGIYFAHEREVFRRSGMWLTAGGWGGPKPSETVERRLIRYRTVGDMSCTGAVDSHAATPDAVIEEIAASRLTERGATRADDKLSEAAMEDRKREGYF; translated from the coding sequence GTGACGACGTCCGCCGCGACGGTCCGGGAGAGGACGGCCAGCCCGGCCAGCCCGTACGCGCTGTCCCATCTGGACGCGCTGGAGTCCGAGTCCGTGCACATCTTCCGTGAGGTGGCGGGGGAGTTCGAGCGGCCGGTGGTGCTGTTCTCCGGCGGCAAGGACTCCGTCGTCATGCTGCACCTGGCGTTGAAGGCGTTCGCGCCGGCGGCGGTGCCGTTCTCGCTGCTGCACGTGGACACCGGGCACAACTTCCCCGAGGTGCTCGCCTACCGCGACCGGGTGGTCGCGCGGCACGGGCTGCGGCTGCACGTGGCCTCGGTGCAGGAGTACATCGACCGGGGCGAGTTGCGGGAGCGGCCGGACGGCACGCGCAATCCGCTGCAGACGGTGCCGCTGACGGAGGCCATCCGACACCACCGTTTCGACGCGGTGTTCGGCGGCGGGCGGCGTGACGAGGAGAAGGCGCGGGCGAAGGAGCGGGTGTTCTCGCTGCGGGACGCGTTCTCGCAGTGGGATCCGCGCCGTCAGCGCCCGGAGCTGTGGAACCTGTACAACGGCCGGCACGCGCCGGGTGAGCATGTGCGGGTCTTCCCGCTGTCGAACTGGACCGAGCTGGACGTGTGGCAGTACGTGCGGCGCGAGCACATCGAGCTGCCCGGGATCTACTTCGCGCACGAGCGGGAGGTGTTCCGGCGCTCGGGGATGTGGCTGACCGCGGGCGGGTGGGGCGGTCCGAAGCCGTCGGAGACGGTGGAGAGGCGGCTGATCCGCTACCGCACGGTCGGTGACATGTCGTGCACCGGAGCGGTCGACTCCCACGCGGCCACACCGGACGCGGTCATCGAGGAGATCGCCGCGTCCCGGCTCACCGAGCGGGGCGCCACCCGCGCCGACGACAAGCTGTCCGAGGCCGCGATGGAAGACCGCAAGCGCGAAGGGTACTTCTAG
- a CDS encoding ABC transporter ATP-binding protein, with translation MSGHPTAVEVRGATKTYGTGAARRVVLDDVHLRLERGEFVCVVGASGSGKSTLLQLVAGLETATAGRIEVMGGRPAVMFQDHALFPWLTAGSNVELALRLAGVSGAARRSRARSLLALVGLPDSHGQRVHELSGGMRQRVALARALAQGADVLLMDEPFAALDTVTRKALHGELARVCAEREATVLFVTHDVGEAVALGDRVVLMSSGPGRVVAEWPVRRGPARGADPCDAARLVDEITARLAEEADRHARR, from the coding sequence GTGAGCGGACACCCCACGGCCGTCGAGGTCCGCGGCGCCACGAAGACGTACGGCACGGGCGCCGCCCGCCGTGTCGTGCTGGACGACGTCCATCTGCGGCTGGAGAGAGGCGAGTTCGTGTGCGTGGTCGGCGCCTCCGGTTCGGGCAAGTCGACTCTGCTCCAGCTCGTCGCCGGTCTGGAGACCGCGACCGCGGGGCGGATCGAGGTCATGGGCGGACGTCCGGCGGTGATGTTCCAGGACCACGCCCTGTTCCCCTGGCTCACGGCGGGGAGCAACGTCGAACTGGCGCTCCGTCTCGCCGGAGTGTCCGGCGCGGCCCGGCGCTCACGGGCCAGGAGCCTCCTCGCGCTGGTGGGGCTCCCGGACAGCCATGGACAGCGGGTGCACGAACTGTCCGGCGGCATGCGCCAGCGGGTCGCCCTGGCCCGCGCCCTGGCGCAGGGCGCGGACGTGCTGCTGATGGACGAGCCGTTCGCGGCGCTGGACACGGTGACCCGGAAGGCGCTGCACGGCGAACTCGCCCGGGTCTGCGCGGAACGGGAGGCGACGGTGCTCTTCGTGACGCACGACGTCGGTGAGGCCGTGGCGCTGGGGGACCGGGTGGTGCTCATGTCGTCGGGGCCCGGTCGCGTCGTGGCCGAATGGCCCGTCCGGCGAGGCCCGGCGCGAGGGGCCGACCCCTGCGACGCGGCCCGTCTCGTCGACGAGATCACCGCCCGGCTCGCCGAGGAGGCCGACCGCCATGCCCGCCGTTGA
- the cysC gene encoding adenylyl-sulfate kinase produces the protein MAGTGDVRRADTGATVWLTGLPSAGKTTIARALAGRLREQGRRVEVLDGDEIRASLSAGLGFGRADRHTNVQRIGFVAELLASHGVLALVPVIAPYADSREAVRRRHRQHGTAYVEVHVATPVEVCSARDVKGLYAKRAAGEISGLTGVDDPYEAPAAPDLRIDSQGRTVAECAAAVHALLTERGLL, from the coding sequence ATGGCGGGCACGGGGGACGTGCGCCGGGCGGACACGGGAGCCACGGTATGGCTCACGGGCCTGCCGAGTGCGGGCAAGACCACGATCGCGCGGGCACTGGCCGGGCGCCTGCGCGAGCAGGGCCGGCGCGTCGAGGTGCTGGACGGTGACGAGATCCGCGCGTCCCTGTCGGCGGGCCTGGGGTTCGGCCGGGCCGACAGGCACACCAACGTGCAGCGGATCGGCTTCGTCGCCGAGTTGCTGGCGTCGCACGGGGTGCTGGCGCTGGTGCCGGTGATCGCGCCGTACGCGGACAGCCGGGAGGCGGTACGCCGGCGCCACCGGCAGCACGGCACGGCGTATGTGGAGGTGCACGTCGCCACACCGGTGGAGGTGTGCTCGGCGCGGGATGTGAAGGGCCTGTACGCGAAGCGGGCGGCGGGCGAGATCAGTGGTCTGACCGGGGTCGACGACCCGTACGAGGCGCCGGCGGCGCCGGATCTGCGGATCGATTCGCAAGGCCGGACGGTGGCGGAGTGCGCCGCGGCCGTCCACGCGCTGCTCACCGAGAGGGGTCTGCTGTGA
- a CDS encoding glycosyltransferase: MSTTHPDGGKQVSVVVATRNRPTDIDLLLAAIAACDTGVLHEVILVDDCSDTPLRVDGDAHPFPVRLLRHERRRGAAAARNLAGQEATGDVIAFLDDDARPLPDWFDVLDTALTPDRAAITGRVLPFDSSVVARARQYRYEVRYAQHGPGSEVTFFAGGNSAVWTEAFRAAGGFPDVVTASDNGLVERLAESGGRVHFVPGLRIAHRNSKGAGIALREAWRAGRLAPRSTPAAALRRFATSARTQPWSDDPAAAGLNLGLQAANSLATALPAA; the protein is encoded by the coding sequence ATGAGCACGACACATCCAGACGGCGGCAAGCAGGTCTCCGTGGTGGTCGCCACCCGCAACCGGCCGACCGACATCGACCTCCTGCTGGCCGCGATCGCGGCGTGCGACACGGGCGTCCTGCACGAGGTGATCCTCGTCGACGACTGCTCCGACACCCCCCTGCGCGTCGACGGCGACGCCCACCCCTTCCCCGTACGCCTGCTGCGCCACGAGCGGCGGCGCGGCGCGGCGGCCGCGCGCAACCTCGCCGGCCAGGAGGCGACCGGCGACGTCATCGCCTTCCTCGACGACGACGCCCGGCCGCTGCCCGACTGGTTCGACGTCCTCGACACGGCCCTGACCCCCGACCGGGCGGCGATCACCGGCAGAGTGCTCCCGTTCGACAGCAGTGTGGTGGCCCGCGCCCGCCAGTACCGCTACGAGGTCCGCTACGCACAGCACGGCCCCGGCAGCGAGGTCACGTTCTTCGCGGGCGGCAACTCGGCCGTGTGGACGGAGGCGTTCCGCGCCGCCGGCGGGTTCCCCGACGTCGTCACCGCGAGCGACAACGGTCTCGTCGAGCGGCTCGCCGAGTCCGGGGGGCGGGTCCACTTCGTCCCCGGCCTGCGGATCGCCCACCGCAACAGCAAGGGCGCCGGCATCGCCCTGCGGGAGGCGTGGCGCGCGGGCCGTCTGGCGCCCCGCAGCACACCGGCGGCCGCGCTGCGCCGGTTCGCCACCAGCGCCCGGACCCAGCCCTGGTCGGACGATCCCGCCGCGGCAGGCCTCAACCTGGGTCTGCAGGCGGCGAACTCGCTCGCCACCGCCCTGCCGGCGGCCTGA
- a CDS encoding Ldh family oxidoreductase yields MTEAAGRPPAFRVADLIVAEGPEGAERILIAGLTVTVAAGEIVAVLADDTGPAAALIEVLAGRRRAQYGAVTVGEAPRPRRITPVLPPGVTVVSARAASPAAPVTAPVVVVEAVGGPHPDDSRTDPARSAARRGSAVLLVTTDARTAASADRTVHLNRAPRPAPRPAAEAEVRFTPDALLTAATGSLTAAGVGAERAALVARVLVDADVRGHFSHGVGLLPMYLDRLRQGGIDPAAEPEWTREDGSVVLVDARGGFGQVAADLAARRCAERAARDGIAAVAVRGNNHVGMLAAYRDHFVRHGVVGLVLNVSGPSVAAPGAGRPTLGNDAVCMVVPREGRPPLVVDFATGTVASGKIRHAAHRGERVPATWLVDREGRPTTDPEELDRGGAVPVFGGHKGLGVAVITEVLAGILAGGTVSPLVHKQRAEPERPMDCSQLFLALSPGAFGDPPVDELLDVLSGAVAAGYPQGPPAVHLPEQQERLAEALAAEHGVPVPASVVERLGWDAPETAAAAPAGGAA; encoded by the coding sequence ATGACCGAAGCAGCGGGCAGGCCGCCCGCCTTCCGCGTGGCGGACCTGATCGTGGCCGAAGGCCCCGAGGGAGCCGAGCGCATCCTGATCGCGGGGCTGACCGTCACCGTGGCCGCCGGCGAGATCGTCGCGGTGCTCGCGGACGACACCGGGCCCGCGGCCGCGCTGATCGAGGTGCTCGCCGGGCGCCGCCGAGCCCAGTACGGCGCCGTCACCGTCGGCGAGGCCCCCAGGCCCCGCCGCATCACCCCGGTCCTGCCCCCCGGCGTGACCGTGGTGAGCGCACGGGCAGCCTCCCCGGCCGCGCCGGTCACGGCGCCCGTCGTGGTCGTCGAAGCCGTCGGCGGCCCGCATCCGGACGACTCCCGCACCGATCCGGCGCGCTCGGCGGCCCGGCGGGGCAGCGCGGTCCTCCTGGTCACCACCGACGCCCGGACCGCGGCGTCGGCCGACCGGACCGTGCACCTCAACCGCGCTCCCCGTCCCGCGCCCCGGCCGGCGGCGGAGGCGGAGGTGCGTTTCACCCCCGACGCGCTGCTGACGGCGGCGACCGGATCGCTGACCGCCGCCGGTGTCGGCGCCGAGCGCGCCGCCCTGGTCGCCCGCGTCCTCGTCGACGCCGACGTCCGGGGCCACTTCTCGCACGGTGTGGGCCTGCTGCCGATGTACCTCGACCGGCTGCGGCAGGGCGGCATCGACCCCGCCGCCGAACCGGAGTGGACCCGCGAGGACGGCTCCGTCGTGCTCGTCGACGCCCGCGGCGGGTTCGGCCAGGTCGCCGCCGATCTCGCGGCCCGCCGGTGCGCGGAGCGTGCGGCCCGCGACGGCATCGCCGCCGTCGCCGTCCGGGGCAACAACCACGTCGGCATGCTGGCCGCGTACCGCGACCACTTCGTCCGCCACGGCGTGGTCGGTCTCGTCCTCAACGTGTCGGGCCCGAGCGTCGCCGCCCCGGGCGCGGGGCGCCCCACCCTCGGCAACGACGCGGTCTGCATGGTGGTACCCCGCGAGGGCCGGCCCCCGCTCGTCGTGGACTTCGCCACCGGCACCGTCGCCAGCGGAAAGATCAGGCATGCCGCGCACCGCGGTGAACGCGTGCCCGCGACCTGGCTGGTGGACCGCGAGGGCCGTCCCACCACCGATCCGGAGGAACTCGACCGCGGCGGCGCCGTCCCGGTCTTCGGCGGTCACAAGGGCCTCGGAGTCGCCGTCATCACCGAGGTGCTGGCCGGCATCCTCGCCGGCGGCACGGTGAGCCCCCTCGTCCACAAGCAGCGGGCCGAGCCCGAACGGCCGATGGACTGCTCCCAGCTGTTCCTCGCCCTGTCGCCGGGCGCGTTCGGCGACCCGCCGGTGGACGAGCTGCTCGACGTCCTGTCGGGCGCGGTGGCCGCCGGCTACCCGCAGGGGCCGCCCGCGGTCCACCTGCCGGAACAGCAGGAGCGGCTGGCGGAGGCGCTGGCCGCCGAACACGGCGTGCCCGTGCCGGCGTCGGTCGTCGAACGCCTCGGCTGGGACGCTCCCGAGACGGCCGCGGCCGCCCCGGCGGGAGGTGCCGCGTGA
- a CDS encoding ATP-grasp domain-containing protein yields the protein MSATRVLVVGGKAGIVRKAAALGLEVVHVQKPSAFDPDVVPYCAQLLLVDYQDVPTVTALVRALHEQRPFTRVFTQTEAAQAVAGHLTDTLGLPGNSERTTRLLHDKPALRALLNERGIGPVATLTRPTRAELRDFVKASGAAVLKPTMGSGSLGVRRIASVDEVDEAWAWREAFGLDDFMAEEWLVGEELSVETFSRAGSHTVVAVTGKETGQGVVELGHVVPAPLDDADRSAVEATVRALLDAVGFVDGPAHTELILTAAGPRVVESHSRRGGDRINDLVRLVHGVDLEEATYRLALDDDPPAQRRAPDGAAAIRFLVADPGTVTSVTGAAEAAAADGVVQVDVQVEPGDTVHELRWSEDRCGFVVVRAADPAAAVRLAGETAARIVIATEPAAAGHGYPVTLGALLDEVDEVLDPFAAATAEPSATAPR from the coding sequence TTGTCCGCAACCCGCGTTCTCGTCGTCGGCGGAAAGGCCGGCATCGTCCGCAAGGCCGCAGCACTCGGCCTCGAGGTGGTGCACGTCCAGAAGCCGTCCGCGTTCGACCCGGACGTGGTGCCGTACTGCGCCCAGCTGCTGCTGGTCGACTACCAGGACGTTCCCACGGTCACCGCCCTGGTGCGCGCCCTGCACGAACAGCGCCCCTTCACCCGTGTCTTCACACAGACCGAGGCGGCCCAGGCCGTGGCCGGACATCTGACCGACACGCTCGGACTGCCCGGGAACAGCGAGCGGACCACGCGGCTGCTGCACGACAAGCCGGCCCTGCGGGCCCTGCTGAACGAGCGGGGCATCGGACCGGTGGCGACCCTGACCCGGCCCACCCGCGCCGAGCTGCGCGACTTCGTGAAGGCCTCGGGAGCGGCCGTCCTCAAGCCGACCATGGGCTCCGGCAGCCTGGGAGTCCGCCGCATCGCGTCCGTCGACGAGGTCGACGAGGCGTGGGCGTGGCGCGAGGCCTTCGGCCTGGACGACTTCATGGCCGAGGAATGGCTGGTCGGCGAGGAGCTGAGCGTCGAGACGTTCTCCCGCGCCGGATCCCACACGGTCGTCGCCGTCACCGGCAAGGAGACCGGGCAGGGGGTGGTCGAGCTCGGCCATGTCGTGCCCGCGCCGCTGGACGACGCCGACCGGTCCGCCGTCGAGGCGACGGTGCGGGCGCTGCTGGACGCCGTGGGCTTCGTCGACGGCCCCGCGCACACCGAGCTGATCCTCACCGCCGCCGGCCCGCGCGTCGTCGAGTCGCACAGCCGGCGGGGCGGGGACCGCATCAACGACCTGGTCCGCCTCGTGCACGGCGTCGACCTGGAGGAGGCCACCTACCGGCTCGCCCTGGACGACGACCCGCCGGCGCAGCGGCGGGCGCCGGACGGCGCGGCCGCCATCCGCTTCCTCGTGGCCGATCCCGGGACCGTCACCTCGGTGACCGGCGCGGCGGAGGCGGCGGCCGCGGACGGCGTCGTCCAGGTCGACGTCCAGGTGGAACCCGGGGACACCGTGCACGAACTGCGCTGGTCGGAGGACCGCTGCGGGTTCGTCGTGGTGCGCGCGGCGGACCCGGCGGCCGCGGTGCGGCTGGCGGGCGAGACCGCGGCCCGCATCGTGATCGCCACCGAGCCGGCCGCCGCCGGCCACGGCTATCCCGTCACGCTCGGCGCGCTGCTCGACGAGGTGGACGAGGTCCTCGACCCGTTCGCCGCCGCCACCGCCGAGCCGTCCGCCACCGCACCCCGCTGA
- a CDS encoding Gfo/Idh/MocA family protein has translation MSTRLGVGIVGFGVAGRQHAAALERLPGAGIVSVLEEASTVDTGDHRRAGSWRELLDDPDVGLVALCVPPGGRAGLAVQALEAGKAVLLEKPPAVSVAEIDAVAAVARRTGLPVGVMLQHRMRLPDAALAATWSAPSVTAVLEVSRFRPPAHYRRAGWRSDPAAALGGISAHLGVHYLDLACQLLGQPESVRLTPAREVAAGIDTRVTGVVTFVSGATLAFTVTAESMVRSERLQVLGPDGGLNITDGTVMTQIGGAERTWPTVPTAELRTDVYREMAEAMATGRPPARCHLDGARGVTGILSSVAEATAVMA, from the coding sequence GTGAGCACGCGCCTCGGTGTGGGAATCGTCGGATTCGGAGTCGCCGGACGGCAGCACGCCGCCGCCCTGGAGCGCCTGCCGGGCGCGGGGATCGTGTCCGTCCTGGAAGAGGCCTCCACGGTCGACACCGGCGACCACCGCCGGGCCGGTTCCTGGCGGGAGCTCCTCGACGACCCCGACGTCGGGCTGGTGGCCCTGTGCGTTCCCCCCGGCGGGCGGGCCGGGCTGGCGGTCCAGGCGCTGGAGGCGGGCAAGGCCGTCCTGCTGGAGAAGCCGCCCGCCGTGTCCGTGGCGGAGATCGACGCCGTGGCGGCCGTGGCCCGCCGGACCGGCCTGCCGGTCGGAGTCATGCTCCAGCACCGGATGCGGCTGCCGGACGCGGCCCTCGCCGCCACCTGGTCGGCGCCCTCCGTCACCGCGGTCCTCGAGGTGTCCCGGTTCCGCCCTCCGGCCCACTACCGGCGTGCCGGGTGGCGCAGCGACCCCGCCGCGGCCCTGGGCGGCATCTCCGCCCATCTGGGCGTCCACTACCTCGACCTCGCCTGTCAGCTGCTCGGGCAGCCGGAGTCGGTGCGCCTGACGCCGGCCCGGGAGGTCGCCGCGGGGATCGACACCCGCGTCACGGGAGTGGTCACGTTCGTGTCCGGGGCCACCCTCGCGTTCACCGTGACCGCCGAGTCGATGGTCCGTTCCGAGCGGCTCCAGGTCCTCGGCCCCGACGGCGGCCTCAACATCACCGACGGCACGGTGATGACCCAGATCGGCGGCGCGGAGCGGACCTGGCCCACGGTGCCGACCGCGGAGCTGCGCACCGACGTCTACCGCGAGATGGCCGAGGCCATGGCCACGGGACGGCCCCCCGCGCGCTGCCACCTCGACGGCGCCCGGGGAGTGACCGGGATCCTCTCGTCGGTCGCCGAAGCCACGGCGGTGATGGCGTGA
- a CDS encoding sugar phosphate isomerase/epimerase family protein — translation MRLAIINDELSQDIEEAAAVTARLGFDGLEIRSSDGVPPHRMDDAALLAVRDAVTRHGLRVAGFDPPALKCELPRTAAETDAARDLVVDSVRRAELLGAPFVRVFTFYRQGDPDPRRAAAAAREVLDGVPAGRVPLLVETGMRTNSPTMRHTLEFLDALGDDRLGVLWDPGNSVFSGWDPAPFPQDYALGRERIRHVHVKDPDGQRAYVRLGDGDLPWPAILARLAEDGYRDWVSLETHWRVGRVLTQAQRDEPWGEDFTAGGFEASTACMRLLREMTRGPGGDAVPAGTDAHTVEAGA, via the coding sequence GTGAGACTCGCCATCATCAACGACGAGTTGTCCCAGGACATCGAGGAGGCGGCCGCCGTGACGGCCCGCCTCGGCTTCGACGGCCTGGAGATCCGCTCCAGCGACGGCGTGCCGCCGCATCGCATGGACGACGCCGCCCTCCTCGCCGTACGGGACGCCGTGACCCGGCACGGACTGCGGGTGGCCGGGTTCGACCCGCCGGCCCTGAAGTGCGAACTGCCCCGCACGGCGGCGGAGACGGACGCCGCCCGCGACCTCGTGGTGGACTCCGTGCGCAGGGCCGAACTGCTCGGCGCGCCGTTCGTCCGCGTCTTCACCTTCTACCGGCAGGGCGACCCGGACCCGCGCAGGGCGGCCGCGGCGGCCCGCGAGGTGCTGGACGGAGTGCCCGCGGGACGGGTCCCGCTGCTGGTGGAGACGGGCATGCGGACCAACAGCCCCACGATGCGCCACACGCTGGAGTTCCTGGACGCGCTCGGCGACGACCGCCTGGGCGTGCTGTGGGATCCCGGCAACAGCGTCTTCAGCGGCTGGGACCCCGCCCCGTTCCCGCAGGACTACGCGCTGGGCCGCGAACGCATCCGGCACGTCCACGTGAAGGACCCGGACGGGCAGCGCGCCTACGTCCGTCTCGGCGACGGCGATCTGCCCTGGCCCGCGATCCTCGCCCGGCTGGCCGAGGACGGATACCGGGACTGGGTCTCCCTGGAGACGCACTGGCGGGTCGGACGGGTGCTGACGCAGGCCCAGCGCGACGAGCCGTGGGGCGAGGACTTCACCGCCGGCGGCTTCGAGGCCAGCACGGCCTGCATGCGACTGCTCCGCGAGATGACGCGGGGCCCGGGCGGGGACGCCGTTCCCGCCGGCACGGACGCGCACACGGTGGAGGCCGGCGCATGA
- a CDS encoding sulfotransferase family protein codes for MTISPVILLGGQRCGTTALAYAMNLAFHDAGGHFTVNGKLPYLLHRWLGGQDLADRHLRADEILHALDRRPPDGAGVEQWRARVERSLRAAARDVAEGAAGDDPVELARRILGAAQGESPYWGDKYNEYLLHLPWFGRVLPDARYVMLVRHPVEAARSMLRWKGDRPYVPLTEEAALAKWTAWNRHWLAFAPGVPAERRLVVEYHALCRGEETERLSRFTGLDLTPYLAGLKPRSPAADTGVVLPADTQAVWEELRAAAPAATAPAPA; via the coding sequence ATGACCATCTCACCCGTGATCCTGCTCGGGGGCCAGCGCTGCGGCACGACGGCCCTCGCCTACGCGATGAACCTCGCCTTCCACGACGCGGGCGGCCACTTCACCGTCAACGGCAAGCTGCCCTACCTGCTGCACCGCTGGCTGGGCGGCCAGGACCTCGCCGACCGCCATCTGCGCGCCGACGAGATCCTGCACGCCCTCGACCGGCGGCCGCCCGACGGCGCGGGAGTCGAACAGTGGCGGGCCCGGGTGGAGCGGAGCCTGCGGGCCGCCGCCAGGGACGTCGCCGAGGGCGCCGCCGGGGACGATCCGGTGGAGCTGGCGCGGCGGATCCTGGGCGCCGCCCAGGGCGAGTCGCCCTACTGGGGCGACAAGTACAACGAGTACCTGCTGCACCTGCCGTGGTTCGGCAGGGTGCTGCCCGACGCCCGTTACGTGATGCTCGTCCGCCACCCGGTGGAGGCCGCCCGCTCGATGCTGCGGTGGAAGGGCGACCGGCCGTACGTGCCGCTCACCGAGGAAGCCGCCCTCGCCAAGTGGACCGCGTGGAACAGGCACTGGCTCGCCTTCGCGCCCGGGGTGCCGGCCGAGCGCCGTCTGGTCGTCGAGTACCACGCCCTGTGCCGGGGGGAGGAGACCGAGCGGCTGTCACGGTTCACCGGGCTCGATCTCACGCCGTACCTCGCCGGCCTCAAGCCCCGGTCCCCGGCCGCCGACACCGGCGTCGTCCTGCCGGCGGACACGCAGGCCGTGTGGGAGGAACTGCGCGCCGCCGCCCCCGCCGCCACTGCCCCCGCACCCGCCTGA
- a CDS encoding sulfate adenylyltransferase subunit 1 produces the protein MTSTTEQPGARSSTTTLLRFATAGSVDDGKSTLVGRLLHDSKSVLVDQLEAVREFSHGRGQEAPDLALLTDGLRAEREQGITIDVAYRYFATPRRRFILADTPGHVQYTRNMVTGASTAELTVILVDARNGVVEQTRRHAALAALLRVPHVVLAVNKMDLVGFARPVFAAIAEEFTAYATKLGVPAVTAIPISALTGDNVVEPSAAMDWYGGPTVLEHLEAVPESRPPAGGPCADGGPAGPTRFPVQYVIRPQTAEHPDYRGYAGQIAAGVLRVGEEIAVLPAGRTSKVAGIDLLGRSVEVAWAPQSVTLLLEDDIDVSRGDIIVPADDAPVATRNVEATVCQVADSPLTVGRRVLLKHTTRTVKAIVEDIPSRLTLDDLTQHPAPERLVANDIGRVVIRTAEPVALDSYARSRRTGSFLLIDPADGATLAAGMAGDAFTGSGAADAPAPGAPGPGGAADEGWDF, from the coding sequence ATGACCAGCACCACCGAGCAGCCCGGCGCCCGGTCGTCGACGACCACCCTGCTGCGTTTCGCGACCGCGGGCTCCGTGGACGACGGCAAGTCGACCCTGGTGGGGCGGCTTCTGCACGACTCCAAGTCGGTCCTCGTGGACCAGCTGGAGGCGGTGCGGGAGTTCTCCCACGGCCGCGGCCAGGAGGCGCCCGACCTGGCGCTGCTGACCGACGGCCTGCGCGCCGAGCGCGAGCAGGGCATCACCATCGACGTGGCCTACCGCTACTTCGCCACGCCCAGGCGGCGGTTCATCCTCGCGGACACGCCGGGGCACGTGCAGTACACCCGCAACATGGTGACGGGCGCGTCGACGGCCGAGCTGACGGTGATCCTGGTCGACGCCCGCAACGGCGTCGTGGAGCAGACCCGCCGTCATGCGGCGCTCGCCGCGCTGCTCCGCGTCCCGCACGTGGTCCTCGCGGTCAACAAGATGGATCTGGTCGGCTTCGCGCGGCCCGTGTTCGCCGCGATCGCCGAGGAGTTCACCGCGTACGCGACGAAGCTCGGCGTGCCCGCCGTCACCGCGATCCCGATCTCCGCGCTCACCGGCGACAACGTCGTGGAACCCTCGGCGGCCATGGACTGGTACGGCGGTCCCACCGTCCTGGAGCACCTGGAGGCGGTGCCGGAATCCCGTCCGCCCGCGGGCGGACCGTGCGCGGACGGAGGGCCGGCGGGGCCCACCCGGTTCCCCGTGCAGTACGTGATCCGGCCGCAGACGGCCGAGCACCCCGACTACCGGGGATACGCCGGCCAGATCGCCGCCGGCGTTCTCCGGGTGGGGGAGGAGATCGCCGTACTGCCCGCCGGCCGCACCTCGAAGGTCGCCGGGATCGACCTGCTGGGCCGGTCCGTGGAGGTGGCCTGGGCCCCGCAGTCGGTGACCCTCCTCCTGGAGGACGACATCGACGTCTCGCGCGGCGACATCATCGTCCCGGCCGACGACGCGCCCGTCGCCACCCGCAACGTCGAGGCCACCGTCTGTCAGGTCGCGGACAGCCCCCTGACCGTGGGCCGGCGGGTGCTGCTCAAGCACACCACCCGCACGGTCAAGGCGATCGTCGAGGACATCCCCTCGCGCCTGACCCTCGACGACCTCACCCAGCACCCCGCCCCGGAACGGCTCGTCGCCAACGACATCGGCCGGGTCGTGATCCGCACCGCGGAACCGGTCGCACTCGACTCCTATGCCCGCTCCCGGCGCACCGGCTCGTTCCTGCTGATCGACCCCGCCGACGGCGCGACCCTCGCCGCCGGCATGGCGGGCGACGCCTTCACCGGCAGCGGCGCCGCCGACGCCCCCGCACCCGGCGCCCCCGGACCGGGCGGCGCCGCGGACGAGGGCTGGGACTTCTGA